The Daucus carota subsp. sativus chromosome 2, DH1 v3.0, whole genome shotgun sequence genome includes a window with the following:
- the LOC108208850 gene encoding G-type lectin S-receptor-like serine/threonine-protein kinase At4g27290 produces the protein MNKVFGKKAEALREKLAFSAASASTIQIGPILWSVKRTSKLRILVMEARKLIICLCIFIVHCRADDMISGNQTIIDNGNSTIDSASGLFELGFFSPGKSKNRYLGIWYKSISAGTVVWVANRESPLMDDSGVLRIDENGRLVLSNGAGAVIWSSKSSRAAKNAVCLLLDSGNLVIRYEDDPGLKRFLWQSFDHPGDQFLPGMKLGWDLGSGLNQSYLTSWRSSDDPSPGDFTLRLNLDGFPQVLVWNGAVVQFRFGPWDGVGFSGTSPAIKYPRFISNFTFQQTGIYYGFHAANSSDIMRVILNPEGNVFVLVWINKTRSWESLLTSPKDDCDRYAFCGPFGVCNIAKARIGSSVCGCVEGFEPKFPEKWKEGDWSDGCVRINALSCGHGDRFILYPGQKLPDTRRSWFNQSTILEDCKIKCLSNCSCTAYSKLDVREGRRGCMLWFDDISDLRDNSEDVQNLYVRLATSKSAENRSSRKKRKLVIIVIVVSFILTILLCIFTRYILKKRKLRREGFKLNLRSDPKSYNNGEDLDLPLFGFSVIANATDCFSENSKLGEGGFGCVYKGILKDGQEIAVKRLAKESRQRLREFKNEISCIAKLQHRNLVRLLGFCIEREEMLLIYEYMPNNSLNHLLFESERRRSLDWPKRYNIINGIARGLLYLHQDSRLKVIHRDMKASNVLIDSEMNPRISDFGLARIFWGSESESKTTKVVGTYGYMSPEYALDGKFSDKSDVYSFGVLVLEIVSGIKMGGFFDLDPDLNLLRHAWTLYQEGKCLELLDQAAMDSYNQSELFRVIQVGLLCVQPYPEDRPSMSMVLLMLSSHNELARPKQPTFFNDRNQLVRNQLVSESSLISEISSSSSIFSPR, from the exons atgaataaagtgtttggaaaaaaagcagaagctctAAGAGAGAAACTAGCATTctcagcagcttctgcttccacAATCCAAATAGGCCCTATACTTTGGTCTGTCAAAAGAACAAGTAAGCTTCGAATACTAGTCATGGAAGCCAGGAAATTAATTATCTGTTTATGCATATTTATAGTTCATTGCAGGGCAGATGATATGATATCTGGGAATCAAACTATTATAGATAATGGCAATAGTACCATTGATTCAGCTAGTGGGCTTTTCGAGCTTGGATTTTTCAGTCCTGGAAAATCTAAGAATCGTTACTTGGGTATATGGTACAAAAGTATATCAGCTGGTACAGTTGTGTGGGTTGCCAATAGAGAATCACCACTTATGGATGATTCAGGAGTCTTGAGAATCGACGAAAATGGAAGATTGGTACTCAGCAATGGTGCTGGTGCTGTAATTTGGTCTTCCAAGTCATCTAGAGCAGCAAAGAATGCTGTGTGTCTGCTGCTAGACTCTGGAAATCTTGTTATTAGGTACGAAGATGATCCGGGACTCAAGAGATTTCTTTGGCAGAGTTTTGATCATCCAGGGGATCAGTTTCTGCCAGGAATGAAACTGGGATGGGACTTAGGAAGTGGTTTAAACCAATCGTACCTTACGTCGTGGAGGAGTTCTGATGATCCTTCTCCAGGGGATTTTACTTTACGGTTAAATCTTGATGGCTTTCCCCAGGTACTTGTGTGGAATGGTGCAGTTGTGCAGTTCAGGTTTGGGCCATGGGATGGTGTAGGCTTTAGTGGAACATCACCTGCTATTAAATATCCGCGTTTCATTTCCAACTTTACTTTCCAGCAGACAGGAATCTATTATGGGTTTCATGCTGCCAATAGTTCTGATATTATGAGAGTTATCTTAAATCCTGAAGGCAATGTATTTGTTCTGGTATGGATTAATAAAACCCGGAGTTGGGAAAGTTTATTGACTTCACCGAAAGATGATTGTGATCGATATGCATTTTGTGGACCATTTGGTGTTTGTAACATTGCTAAAGCCCGCATAGGAAGTAGTGTGTGTGGGTGTGTGGAAGGATTTGAACCAAAGTTTCCGGAAAAATGGAAAGAAGGTGACTGGTCTGACGGATGTGTAAGGATAAATGCATTGAGTTGTGGGCATGGAGACAGGTTTATTTTGTATCCGGGCCAAAAATTGCCTGATACACGTCGTTCCTGGTTTAATCAGAGTACCATCCTTGAGGATTGTAAGATTAAGTGCTTGAGTAACTGCTCCTGTACAGCTTATTCAAAACTGGATGTCAGAGAGGGAAGGAGGGGATGCATGTTATGGTTTGATGATATTAGTGATCTTAGGGACAACAGTGAGGATGTGCAAAATCTATATGTTAGACTAGCTACCTCGAAATCAG CGGAAAATAGAAGCTCAAGAAAAAAGAGGAAACTGGTGATCATAGTCATTGTTGTATCATTTATACTAACAATACTACTCTGCATTTTCACCAGATATATTTTAAAGAAGAGAAAGCTGAGGAGAGAAG GGTTTAAGCTCAACTTAAGGAGTGATCCCAAAAGCTATAACAACGGTGAAGATCTAGACTTGCCATTATTTGGCTTCTCAGTGATAGCTAATGCTACTGATTGCTTCTCGGAGAACAGTAAGCTTGGGGAGGGCGGTTTTGGATGTGTCTACAAG GGAATATTGAAAGACGGGCAGGAAATAGCTGTGAAAAGGCTTGCAAAGGAATCAAGACAAAGACTGCGTGAGTTCAAAAATGAAATTTCATGCATAGCCAAACTTCAGCATCGAAACCTTGTGAGGCTTCTAGGTTTCTGCATTGAGAGAGAAGAGATGTTGTTGATATATGAGTACATGCCCAACAACAGTTTAAATCATCTTCTTTTTG AGAGCGAAAGAAGACGATCACTGGATTGGCCAAAACGCTACAACATCATAAACGGTATAGCTAGAGGGCTTCTCTATCTCCACCAGGATTCTAGACTGAAAGTCATTCACAGAGACATGAAAGCCAGCAATGTTTTAATTGACTCTGAGATGAATCCAAGAATATCAGACTTCGGATTAGCTAGGATTTTCTGGGGAAGTGAAAGTGAATCTAAAACAACAAAAGTGGTTGGCACATA CGGCTACATGTCTCCAGAGTATGCACTTGATGGGAAATTTTCAGATAAATCTGATGTTTACAGTTTCGGTGTATTAGTACTAGAAATAGTAAGTGGCATAAAAATGGGTGGATTCTTTGATTTAGACCCTGACCTTAATCTTCTCAGACAT GCATGGACACTCTATCAAGAAGGAAAATGTTTGGAACTGCTTGATCAGGCAGCAATGGACTCATATAATCAATCAGAACTGTTCCGGGTTATTCAAGTTGGGTTGTTGTGTGTGCAACCATATCCAGAAGACAGGCCAAGCATGTCCATGGTGCTATTGATGCTGAGCAGTCATAATGAACTGGCTCGGCCAAAACAGCCCACCTTCTTCAATGACAGGAATCAATTAGTCAGGAATCAATTAGTTTCAGAATCCAGCCTGATATCTGAAATTTCTTCATCAAGTAGTATATTTAGTCCTAGGTAA